In Flavobacteriales bacterium, the genomic window CAGATCAACCCGAAAAACAGTTGGATGCTGGCAGCCGCAGAAAAGAACCTGCCGATCATCGTCCCCGGGTGGGAAGATTCCACCCTCGGAAACATCTTCGCCTCGTATTGTATCAAGGAAGAGTTCAATGCATCTATCGTAAAATCCGGCATCGAATATATGCAGTTCCTCGCCGGATGGTACACTGAGAACTCAGGTGGTAAAGGCATCGGTTTTTACCAGATCGGTGGAGGCATAGCCGGTGATTTCCCCATTTGTGTGGTACCCATGCTTATCCAGGACATGGAGCTTGAAAACACACCGTTATGGAGCTACTTCTGCCAGATCTCGGATTCGACCACAAGTTATGGCTCCTACTCCGGCGCCGTTCCAAATGAAAAGATTACCTGGGGAAAATTATCTGTGGAAGCGCCTAAACATATTGTAGAATCGGATGCTTCCATTGTTGCCCCGCTGATGTTTGCCAAGATCCTGGGGTGGTAAGATGATGGTGATAGCGCCATAAAGATTCAA contains:
- a CDS encoding deoxyhypusine synthase family protein translates to MGAITDFIENHYHHFNAAALRDAADGYIQHLDEGGKMMITLAGAMSTAELGISLAEMIRQDKVQIISCTGANLEEDVFNLVAHDFYKRVPNYRDLSPADEQALLDEGFNRVTDTCIPEEEAFRRLQKHIHKVWSDAYNNGKRHFPHEYFYQMLLSGVLEQYYQINPKNSWMLAAAEKNLPIIVPGWEDSTLGNIFASYCIKEEFNASIVKSGIEYMQFLAGWYTENSGGKGIGFYQIGGGIAGDFPICVVPMLIQDMELENTPLWSYFCQISDSTTSYGSYSGAVPNEKITWGKLSVEAPKHIVESDASIVAPLMFAKILGW